A window of the Bacteroides thetaiotaomicron VPI-5482 genome harbors these coding sequences:
- the rplD gene encoding 50S ribosomal protein L4 has product MEVNVYNIKGEDTGRKVTLNESIFGIEPNDHAIYLDVKQFMANQRQGTHKSKERSEISGSTRKIGRQKGGGGARRGDMNSPVLVGGARVFGPKPRDYFFKLNKKVKTLARKSALSYKVQNNALIVVEDFVFEAPKTKDFVAMTKNLKVSDKKLLVILPEANKNVYLSARNIEGANVQTVSGLNTYRVLNAGVVVLTENSLKAIDNILI; this is encoded by the coding sequence ATGGAAGTTAACGTATATAACATTAAAGGTGAAGACACTGGGAGAAAGGTTACGTTAAACGAATCTATCTTCGGAATTGAGCCCAACGACCACGCTATCTATTTGGATGTAAAGCAATTTATGGCCAACCAGCGTCAGGGTACTCATAAGTCAAAAGAAAGAAGTGAAATCAGTGGCTCTACTCGTAAGATCGGTCGCCAGAAAGGTGGTGGTGGAGCACGTCGTGGTGATATGAATTCACCGGTGCTCGTTGGTGGTGCTCGTGTTTTTGGTCCGAAGCCAAGAGACTACTTCTTCAAGTTAAATAAAAAAGTTAAGACATTGGCTCGTAAGTCAGCATTGTCTTATAAAGTTCAGAACAACGCGCTTATTGTTGTTGAAGACTTCGTTTTTGAAGCTCCTAAGACAAAAGATTTCGTTGCTATGACAAAAAATCTTAAAGTTTCCGATAAAAAGCTACTTGTAATTTTACCGGAAGCAAATAAAAACGTATATTTGTCAGCTCGTAACATAGAGGGTGCAAACGTGCAGACTGTCTCAGGATTAAATACTTACAGAGTATTGAATGCTGGGGTTGTTGTGCTTACAGAAAACTCTCTGAAGGCTATTGACAATATCTTAATTTAA
- the fusA gene encoding elongation factor G — protein MAKTDLHLTRNIGIMAHIDAGKTTTSERILFYTGLTHKIGEVHDGAATMDWMEQEQERGITITSAATTTRWKYAGDTYKINLIDTPGHVDFTAEVERSLRILDGAVAAYCAVGGVEPQSETVWRQADKYNVPRIAYVNKMDRSGADFFEVVRQMKAVLGANPCPIVVPIGAEETFKGLVDLIKMKAIYWHDETMGADYTVEEIPADLVDEANEWRDKMLEKVAEFDDALMEKYFDDPSTITEEEVLRALRNATVQMAVVPMLCGSSFKNKGVQTLLDYVCAFLPSPLDTENVIGTNPNTGAEEDRKPSDDEKTSALAFKIATDPYVGRLTFFRVYSGKIEAGSYIYNSRSGKKERVSRLFQMHSNKQNPVEVIGAGDIGAGVGFKDIHTGDTLCDETAPIVLESMDFPEPVIGIAVEPKTQKDMDKLSNGLAKLAEEDPTFTVKTDEQTGQTVISGMGELHLDIIIDRLKREFKVECNQGKPQVNYKEAITKTVDLREVYKKQSGGRGKFADIIVKIGPVDEDFKEGGLQFIDEVKGGNIPKEFIPSVQKGFTSAMKNGVLAGYPLDSMKVTLIDGSFHPVDSDQLSFEICAIQAYKNACAKAGPVLMEPIMKLEVVTPEENMGDVIGDLNKRRGQVEGMESSRSGARIVKAMVPLAEMFGYVTALRTITSGRATSSMVYSHHAQVSNSIAKAVLEEVKGRADLL, from the coding sequence ATGGCAAAGACAGATTTACATTTGACTCGTAATATCGGTATCATGGCTCACATTGATGCCGGAAAAACAACAACTTCTGAACGTATCCTGTTCTACACTGGATTGACTCACAAAATTGGTGAGGTACACGATGGTGCTGCAACAATGGACTGGATGGAACAGGAGCAAGAACGTGGTATTACTATTACATCTGCTGCAACAACAACAAGATGGAAATATGCTGGTGATACTTATAAAATCAACTTGATTGACACTCCGGGACACGTTGACTTTACTGCTGAAGTAGAACGTTCGTTACGTATTCTGGATGGTGCTGTGGCTGCTTACTGTGCAGTAGGTGGTGTAGAGCCTCAATCAGAAACTGTATGGCGTCAAGCTGATAAGTATAATGTGCCACGTATTGCGTACGTAAACAAAATGGACCGTTCGGGTGCTGACTTCTTTGAGGTTGTACGCCAGATGAAAGCTGTTTTGGGTGCTAATCCTTGTCCAATCGTTGTTCCTATTGGCGCTGAGGAAACCTTCAAAGGTCTAGTAGACTTGATTAAAATGAAAGCTATCTATTGGCATGATGAAACAATGGGGGCTGACTATACAGTTGAAGAAATACCGGCAGATCTCGTTGATGAAGCAAATGAATGGAGAGATAAAATGCTTGAAAAGGTAGCTGAGTTTGACGATGCTTTGATGGAGAAATATTTCGACGATCCTTCTACTATTACAGAAGAAGAAGTGTTGAGAGCTCTTCGCAATGCAACAGTTCAGATGGCAGTTGTACCAATGTTGTGTGGCTCTTCATTTAAGAATAAGGGTGTTCAGACATTGTTGGACTATGTTTGTGCTTTCTTGCCTTCTCCATTGGATACTGAGAATGTGATTGGTACAAATCCGAATACAGGTGCAGAAGAAGATCGTAAACCGAGTGATGATGAGAAAACATCAGCTTTGGCATTTAAGATTGCTACTGACCCTTATGTAGGTCGTTTGACTTTCTTCCGTGTATATTCGGGTAAGATTGAAGCTGGTTCTTATATCTATAATTCTCGCTCTGGTAAGAAAGAACGTGTTTCTCGTCTGTTCCAGATGCATTCAAACAAGCAGAATCCGGTTGAAGTAATCGGTGCTGGTGATATTGGTGCAGGTGTAGGTTTTAAAGATATTCATACTGGTGATACGCTTTGTGATGAAACAGCTCCGATCGTATTAGAGTCTATGGACTTCCCAGAACCGGTAATCGGTATTGCAGTTGAGCCTAAAACTCAGAAAGACATGGATAAATTGTCTAACGGTTTGGCTAAGCTCGCTGAAGAAGATCCGACATTTACAGTTAAGACTGATGAGCAAACAGGACAGACTGTAATCTCTGGTATGGGTGAGTTGCACTTGGATATCATTATTGACCGTTTGAAACGTGAATTTAAAGTAGAATGTAACCAAGGTAAACCTCAGGTTAATTATAAGGAAGCTATCACTAAGACAGTTGATCTTCGTGAAGTTTATAAGAAACAGTCTGGTGGTCGTGGTAAGTTTGCAGATATTATTGTTAAGATCGGTCCTGTTGATGAAGATTTCAAAGAAGGCGGATTGCAGTTTATCGATGAAGTGAAGGGTGGTAATATTCCTAAAGAATTTATTCCTTCAGTTCAGAAAGGTTTCACAAGCGCAATGAAGAACGGTGTGTTGGCCGGATATCCGTTGGATTCAATGAAAGTAACTTTGATTGATGGTTCATTCCACCCGGTTGACTCTGACCAGTTGTCTTTCGAAATCTGTGCTATTCAGGCATATAAGAATGCATGTGCTAAAGCAGGTCCGGTATTGATGGAGCCTATCATGAAACTGGAGGTTGTTACTCCGGAAGAAAACATGGGTGATGTGATCGGTGACTTGAATAAGCGTCGTGGCCAGGTTGAAGGTATGGAATCTAGCCGTTCCGGTGCTCGTATCGTGAAAGCAATGGTGCCACTGGCTGAAATGTTTGGTTATGTAACAGCGTTACGTACTATTACATCAGGTCGCGCAACTTCATCAATGGTATATTCTCATCACGCTCAAGTTTCTAACTCTATTGCTAAGGCAGTATTGGAAGAAGTTAAAGGACGTGCTGATTTACTCTAG
- the rplP gene encoding 50S ribosomal protein L16, translating to MLQPKKTKFRRQQKGRAKGNAQRGNQLAFGSFGIKALETKWITGRQIEAARIAVTRYMQRQGQIWIRIFPDKPITRKPADVRMGKGKGAPEGFVAPVTPGRIIIEAEGVSYEIAKEALRLAAQKLPITTKFVVRRDYDIQNQNA from the coding sequence ATGTTACAACCGAAAAAGACAAAATTCAGAAGACAACAAAAAGGCCGTGCAAAAGGTAATGCCCAGAGAGGTAACCAGCTGGCTTTCGGTTCTTTTGGCATTAAGGCTTTGGAAACTAAATGGATTACAGGCCGTCAGATCGAAGCTGCTCGTATTGCAGTAACAAGATATATGCAACGTCAAGGACAGATCTGGATCCGTATATTCCCGGATAAACCAATTACTAGAAAACCTGCCGATGTGCGTATGGGTAAAGGTAAAGGTGCTCCCGAGGGATTTGTGGCTCCTGTAACTCCAGGTAGAATCATTATTGAAGCTGAAGGAGTATCTTACGAAATCGCGAAAGAAGCATTGCGCTTAGCTGCTCAAAAGCTTCCTATTACAACGAAGTTTGTCGTAAGACGTGATTATGATATTCAAAATCAAAATGCGTAA
- the rplV gene encoding 50S ribosomal protein L22 has translation MGARKKISAEKRKEALKTMYFAKLQNVPTSPRKMRLVADMIRGMEVNRALGVLKFSSKEAAARVEKLLRSAIANWEQKNERKAESGELFVTQIFVDGGATLKRMRPAPQGRGYRIRKRSNHVTLFVGAKSNNEDQN, from the coding sequence ATGGGAGCAAGAAAAAAAATATCGGCTGAAAAAAGAAAAGAAGCCCTTAAGACCATGTATTTTGCTAAATTGCAAAATGTTCCTACTTCTCCACGTAAGATGCGCTTAGTCGCTGATATGATTCGTGGTATGGAAGTGAACAGAGCACTTGGTGTTTTGAAATTTTCTTCAAAAGAAGCTGCTGCAAGAGTGGAAAAATTGCTTCGCTCTGCAATTGCTAACTGGGAACAGAAAAACGAACGTAAAGCAGAAAGCGGCGAGTTGTTCGTAACGCAGATTTTTGTTGATGGTGGCGCTACACTCAAAAGAATGAGACCGGCACCGCAGGGTAGAGGTTATAGAATTCGCAAACGTTCAAATCACGTAACATTGTTCGTTGGTGCTAAAAGTAATAACGAAGATCAAAATTAA
- the rpsC gene encoding 30S ribosomal protein S3 codes for MGQKVNPISNRLGIIRGWDSNWYGGNDYGDSLLEDSKIRKYLNARLAKASVSRIVIERTLKLVTITVCTARPGIIIGKGGQEVDKLKEELKKVTDKDIQINIFEVKRPELDAVIVANNIARQVEGKIAYRRAIKMAIANTMRMGAEGIKIQISGRLNGAEMARSEMYKEGRTPLHTFRADIDYCHAEALTKVGLLGIKVWICRGEVFGKKELAPNFTQSKESGRGNNGGNNGGKNFKRKKNNR; via the coding sequence ATGGGACAAAAAGTTAATCCAATAAGCAACCGTTTAGGAATTATCAGAGGATGGGATTCTAACTGGTATGGTGGAAATGATTACGGTGATTCTTTGCTGGAAGATAGCAAAATCCGTAAATATCTTAATGCAAGACTTGCAAAGGCAAGTGTATCAAGAATCGTAATTGAACGTACGCTGAAGCTCGTTACTATTACTGTTTGCACTGCTCGCCCGGGTATTATCATCGGTAAAGGTGGCCAAGAAGTTGATAAGTTAAAAGAAGAGTTGAAGAAGGTTACCGACAAAGATATTCAGATTAATATCTTTGAAGTGAAAAGACCGGAACTGGATGCTGTAATTGTTGCTAACAACATTGCTCGCCAGGTAGAAGGTAAAATTGCCTACCGCCGTGCCATTAAAATGGCTATCGCAAATACAATGCGTATGGGTGCTGAAGGTATCAAAATTCAGATTTCAGGACGTTTGAATGGAGCTGAAATGGCTCGTTCTGAAATGTATAAAGAAGGAAGAACTCCGTTGCACACTTTCAGAGCTGATATCGACTACTGTCATGCTGAAGCATTGACTAAAGTGGGTCTTTTAGGTATCAAAGTTTGGATTTGTAGAGGTGAAGTGTTTGGTAAGAAAGAATTAGCTCCGAACTTTACACAAAGCAAAGAAAGTGGTCGTGGAAACAATGGTGGAAACAACGGCGGAAAGAACTTCAAAAGAAAGAAAAATAATCGCTAA
- the rpsG gene encoding 30S ribosomal protein S7, translating to MRKAKPKKRVILPDPVFNDQKVSKFVNHLMYDGKKNASYEIFYAALETVKAKLPNEEKSALEIWKKALDNVTPQVEVKSRRVGGATFQVPTEIRPDRKESVSMKNLILFARKRGGKSMADKLAAEIMDAFNEQGGAYKRKEDMHRMAEANRAFAHFRF from the coding sequence ATGAGAAAAGCAAAACCAAAAAAACGCGTAATCCTTCCGGATCCCGTTTTTAATGACCAAAAGGTTTCTAAGTTTGTAAACCATTTGATGTATGATGGTAAAAAGAATGCGTCTTATGAAATCTTTTATGCCGCTCTGGAAACAGTGAAAGCAAAACTTCCTAACGAAGAAAAATCAGCTCTCGAAATTTGGAAAAAGGCTTTGGATAATGTAACTCCGCAAGTAGAAGTAAAATCTCGTCGTGTAGGTGGTGCTACCTTCCAGGTTCCTACTGAAATCCGTCCTGATCGTAAAGAATCGGTTTCAATGAAAAACTTGATTCTGTTTGCTCGCAAAAGAGGTGGTAAATCTATGGCAGACAAATTGGCTGCTGAAATCATGGATGCCTTTAACGAACAAGGTGGTGCATACAAACGTAAAGAAGATATGCATAGAATGGCTGAAGCTAACCGTGCATTTGCCCATTTCAGATTCTAA
- the rplC gene encoding 50S ribosomal protein L3, whose product MPGLLGKKIGMTSVFSADGKNVPCTVIEAGPCVVTQVKTVEKDGYAAVQLGFQDKKEKHTTKPLMGHFKRAGVTPKRHLAEFKEFETELNLGDTITVEMFNDATFVDVVGTSKGKGFQGVVKRHGFGGVGQATHGQHNRARKPGSIGACSYPAKVFKGMRMGGQLGGDRVTVQNLQVLKVIADHNLLLIKGSIPGCKGSIVIIEK is encoded by the coding sequence ATGCCAGGATTATTAGGAAAAAAAATCGGAATGACATCCGTTTTCAGTGCTGATGGTAAGAATGTACCATGCACTGTTATCGAAGCAGGTCCTTGTGTTGTTACTCAGGTTAAAACTGTCGAAAAAGATGGCTATGCAGCTGTTCAGTTGGGTTTTCAGGACAAAAAGGAAAAACATACAACTAAACCGTTGATGGGTCACTTTAAGAGAGCTGGAGTAACACCGAAGAGACACTTGGCCGAGTTCAAAGAATTTGAGACAGAGTTGAATCTGGGTGATACTATTACTGTAGAGATGTTTAATGACGCTACCTTCGTAGATGTTGTCGGAACCTCTAAAGGTAAAGGCTTCCAGGGTGTAGTTAAGAGACATGGTTTCGGTGGTGTAGGTCAAGCTACTCACGGTCAGCATAACCGTGCTCGTAAGCCGGGTTCTATCGGTGCTTGTTCTTATCCAGCTAAAGTATTCAAAGGAATGCGCATGGGCGGACAGCTCGGTGGTGACAGAGTTACTGTTCAAAACTTGCAGGTATTAAAAGTAATCGCGGATCATAACCTTCTTTTGATCAAAGGTTCTATCCCGGGTTGCAAAGGTTCAATCGTAATAATTGAGAAATAA
- the rpsS gene encoding 30S ribosomal protein S19, with protein MSRSLKKGPYINVKLEKRIFAMNESGKKVVVKTWARASMISPDFVGHTVAVHNGNKFIPVYVTENMVGHKLGEFAPTRTFRGHAGNKKR; from the coding sequence ATGAGTCGTTCATTAAAAAAAGGTCCATATATTAACGTAAAGCTTGAAAAGAGAATTTTTGCCATGAATGAATCTGGCAAAAAAGTCGTAGTAAAGACATGGGCCAGAGCTTCAATGATTTCGCCTGATTTTGTAGGCCATACAGTTGCAGTTCACAATGGAAATAAATTTATTCCTGTATATGTTACCGAAAATATGGTAGGACACAAGTTGGGCGAATTTGCTCCAACTCGTACATTCAGAGGACACGCTGGTAACAAGAAAAGATAA
- a CDS encoding DUF3467 domain-containing protein, with the protein MEEQNNNQLQIELKEEVAQGTYANLAIITHSSSEFILDFVRVMPGVPKAGVQSRIIVAPEHAKRLLRALEDNIAKYERAFGPIRISEESPMPPLSVVKGEA; encoded by the coding sequence ATGGAAGAACAAAATAACAACCAGTTACAGATCGAGTTGAAAGAAGAAGTAGCGCAAGGAACTTATGCGAATCTTGCAATCATTACTCATTCAAGCTCTGAGTTTATTCTAGACTTTGTACGGGTTATGCCAGGAGTGCCGAAAGCAGGAGTGCAATCTCGTATTATAGTAGCTCCAGAACACGCAAAACGCTTGTTGCGGGCATTGGAGGATAACATAGCAAAGTATGAACGTGCTTTTGGGCCTATTCGTATTTCTGAAGAGTCACCGATGCCTCCGCTAAGTGTTGTAAAAGGCGAAGCATGA
- the rpsL gene encoding 30S ribosomal protein S12, producing MPTIQQLVRKGREVLVEKSKSPALDSCPQRRGVCVRVYTTTPKKPNSAMRKVARVRLTNQKEVNSYIPGEGHNLQEHSIVLVRGGRVKDLPGVRYHIVRGTLDTAGVAGRTQRRSKYGAKRPKPGQAAPAKKK from the coding sequence ATGCCTACAATTCAGCAATTAGTAAGAAAAGGACGCGAAGTGCTGGTGGAGAAAAGTAAATCTCCAGCCTTGGATTCATGTCCTCAAAGACGTGGCGTTTGCGTGAGAGTATATACTACTACTCCGAAGAAGCCGAACTCTGCAATGCGTAAAGTAGCTCGTGTACGTTTGACTAACCAAAAAGAGGTTAACTCATACATTCCGGGAGAAGGACACAATTTGCAGGAACACTCAATCGTTTTGGTACGTGGCGGTCGTGTAAAAGACCTTCCTGGTGTACGTTACCACATTGTACGTGGTACACTTGATACTGCAGGTGTTGCTGGTCGTACTCAAAGACGCTCTAAATACGGAGCTAAGCGTCCGAAACCAGGACAAGCTGCGCCGGCTAAGAAAAAATAA
- the rpsJ gene encoding 30S ribosomal protein S10 encodes MSQKIRIKLKSYDHNLVDKSAEKIVRTVKATGAIVSGPIPLPTHKRIFTVNRSTFVNKKSREQFELSSYKRLIDIYSSTAKTVDALMKLELPSGVEVEIKV; translated from the coding sequence ATGAGTCAGAAAATTAGAATTAAATTGAAATCTTACGACCACAACTTGGTTGACAAGTCAGCTGAGAAGATTGTAAGAACCGTAAAGGCTACGGGTGCTATTGTTAGTGGTCCAATTCCTCTGCCTACGCACAAGCGTATCTTTACAGTAAACCGCTCGACTTTCGTTAACAAGAAGTCACGTGAACAGTTTGAACTCTCTTCTTATAAGAGATTGATTGACATCTATAGCTCAACTGCTAAGACAGTAGATGCTCTTATGAAGCTTGAGTTGCCGAGTGGTGTGGAAGTAGAAATTAAAGTTTGA
- the rplW gene encoding 50S ribosomal protein L23, which translates to MGIIIKPLVTEKMTAITDKLNRFGFVVRPDANKLEIKKEVEALYNVTVVDVNTVKYAGKNKSRYTKAGIINGRTNAFKKAIVTLKEGDTIDFYSNI; encoded by the coding sequence ATGGGAATTATTATTAAACCGTTGGTAACAGAGAAAATGACTGCAATCACTGATAAGCTGAATCGTTTTGGCTTTGTTGTACGTCCTGATGCTAACAAACTGGAAATTAAGAAGGAAGTTGAAGCTCTTTATAATGTTACTGTAGTTGATGTGAATACAGTGAAGTATGCAGGCAAAAATAAAAGCCGTTATACTAAAGCAGGTATCATCAATGGACGTACGAATGCATTCAAAAAAGCAATCGTAACATTGAAAGAAGGAGATACTATTGATTTTTATAGTAATATTTAA
- the rplB gene encoding 50S ribosomal protein L2, translating into MAVRKLKPTTPGQRHKIIGTFEEITASVPEKSLVYGKKSSGGRNNEGKMTMRYIGGGHRKVIRIVDFKRNKDGVPAVVKTIEYDPNRSARIALLYYADGEKRYIIAPNGLQVGATLMSGETAAPEIGNTLPLQNIPVGTVIHNIELRPGQGAALVRSAGNFAQLTSREGKYCVIKLPSGEVRQILSTCKATIGSVGNSDHGLERSGKAGRSRWQGRRPRNRGVVMNPVDHPMGGGEGRSSGGHPRSRKGLYAKGLKTRAPKKQSSKYIIERRKK; encoded by the coding sequence ATGGCAGTACGTAAATTAAAGCCCACAACACCGGGGCAAAGACATAAAATTATTGGTACTTTCGAAGAAATTACTGCATCAGTACCAGAAAAGTCTCTTGTATATGGTAAGAAATCATCTGGTGGTCGTAACAACGAAGGTAAGATGACTATGCGCTACATTGGTGGCGGTCATAGAAAGGTGATTAGAATTGTTGATTTCAAGAGAAACAAAGACGGTGTACCAGCAGTGGTTAAGACAATTGAATACGATCCGAATCGTTCGGCTCGTATCGCTTTGTTATATTACGCTGATGGAGAAAAAAGATATATTATTGCTCCCAATGGATTGCAAGTTGGTGCGACTCTGATGTCGGGTGAAACAGCAGCGCCAGAGATTGGTAATACTCTTCCCCTTCAGAACATTCCGGTTGGTACTGTAATTCACAATATTGAGTTACGTCCGGGACAGGGTGCTGCTCTGGTTAGATCAGCTGGAAACTTTGCTCAGTTAACTTCTCGTGAGGGTAAGTATTGTGTGATTAAATTGCCTTCAGGTGAAGTAAGACAGATTCTTAGCACTTGTAAAGCTACTATCGGTAGTGTTGGTAACTCAGATCATGGATTGGAACGCTCAGGTAAGGCTGGACGCTCTCGTTGGCAAGGTCGTCGTCCTCGTAACCGTGGTGTTGTAATGAACCCGGTTGATCACCCGATGGGTGGTGGTGAAGGACGTTCTTCCGGAGGACATCCAAGATCTCGTAAGGGATTGTACGCTAAGGGACTTAAGACTAGAGCTCCTAAGAAACAATCGTCTAAGTACATTATTGAGAGAAGAAAAAAGTAA